Proteins encoded by one window of Porphyrobacter sp. YT40:
- a CDS encoding alpha/beta hydrolase translates to MSAPSVGDAVWYGEVAVDGGRLPIAMAGEGAPLILLHGWTLDHRMWAPQLDGLAGEFFCVAPDRRGCGRATAPPDLAEEAADVIAIADALGFERFALLGLSRGATVALDVARRYGSRLTALIVSGAPLPALVPRDEVIDLGRFRALAAAGDLERLRAEWSRHPLMQTHTPAARELMREILADYDARDLAAPGEAPGLPHETLRLLPMPVLSMTGEHDTPWRRACAQALAEIAPRARALEIPAAGHLANADNPAAFNAEVARFLHSCTSLQPRPAP, encoded by the coding sequence ATGTCTGCCCCCTCTGTCGGTGACGCGGTGTGGTATGGTGAGGTCGCCGTCGATGGCGGCCGCCTGCCGATTGCCATGGCGGGGGAGGGGGCGCCGCTGATCCTGCTCCACGGCTGGACGCTCGATCACCGCATGTGGGCCCCGCAGCTTGATGGGTTGGCGGGCGAGTTTTTCTGCGTCGCCCCCGACCGGCGCGGCTGCGGACGGGCCACCGCACCGCCCGATCTGGCCGAGGAGGCGGCGGACGTCATTGCCATCGCCGATGCCTTGGGGTTCGAGCGTTTCGCGCTGCTCGGCCTGTCGCGCGGGGCGACCGTCGCGCTGGATGTGGCGCGCCGCTACGGGTCGCGCCTGACCGCGCTGATCGTCTCGGGCGCGCCCTTGCCCGCGCTGGTACCGCGCGACGAGGTGATCGATCTGGGGCGCTTCCGGGCGCTCGCGGCGGCTGGCGATCTGGAGCGGTTGCGCGCCGAATGGTCGCGCCATCCGCTGATGCAGACCCACACGCCCGCCGCCCGCGAACTGATGCGCGAGATTCTCGCCGATTACGACGCGCGCGATCTGGCCGCTCCGGGGGAGGCACCCGGCCTTCCGCACGAAACCTTGCGGCTACTTCCCATGCCGGTCCTCAGCATGACCGGAGAGCACGACACCCCCTGGCGGCGCGCCTGTGCGCAAGCGCTGGCCGAGATCGCACCGCGCGCGCGGGCGCTCGAAATTCCCGCAGCGGGCCATCTCGCCAATGCCGACAACCCGGCCGCTTTCAACGCCGAGGTTGCCCGCTTCCTCCATTCCTGCACCTCGCTCCAGCCAAGGCCCGCCCCATGA
- a CDS encoding cobalamin-independent methionine synthase II family protein, which yields MTDKRFLTTHVGSLPRPEALLELVFARESGEPVSEADFDAAVEDATAYVIRRQIEAGVSIVNDGEQSKPSYATYIKHRLSGFGGKAGEYEFADLEAFPGAKAQVFGNKGRAKRSAPACIAAIEVIDMEAPRIDAERLKRLANGHATFMSAASPGVTALFFPNQYYASDEEYVFALAEGLRHEYETIAAAGITLQVDCPDLAMGRHVQFTHLSTEEFRKRIGMNIAALNHAVQNIPAEQLRMHLCWGNYPGPHHCDVALDEIADIVWSAKPQTVLLEGANPRHAHEFAFFEKHPLPEGKILCPGMVEPQSPYIEHPELIAQRIARYADLLGADRVMAGVDCGFSVHAGSNALDPEIVWAKLAALAEGAAIASAKYF from the coding sequence ATGACCGACAAGCGCTTCCTCACCACCCACGTCGGCAGCCTGCCGCGCCCCGAGGCGCTGCTGGAGCTCGTCTTCGCGCGCGAAAGCGGGGAGCCGGTGTCCGAAGCCGATTTCGATGCCGCGGTGGAAGATGCGACTGCCTATGTCATCCGCCGCCAGATCGAAGCCGGGGTGAGCATCGTCAACGATGGCGAGCAGTCCAAGCCCAGCTACGCCACCTATATCAAGCACCGCCTGTCGGGCTTCGGCGGCAAGGCAGGCGAATATGAATTCGCCGACCTCGAGGCCTTTCCCGGTGCCAAGGCGCAGGTGTTCGGCAACAAGGGCCGCGCCAAGCGCTCCGCCCCGGCCTGCATCGCCGCGATCGAGGTGATCGACATGGAAGCGCCCCGCATCGATGCCGAGCGACTGAAGCGCCTTGCCAATGGCCACGCCACCTTCATGTCCGCCGCCTCGCCCGGTGTCACCGCGCTGTTCTTCCCCAACCAGTACTACGCCAGCGACGAGGAATATGTCTTCGCCCTCGCCGAGGGGCTGCGGCACGAATACGAGACCATCGCGGCGGCGGGCATTACGCTCCAAGTGGATTGCCCCGACCTCGCCATGGGGCGCCATGTGCAGTTCACCCACCTTTCGACCGAGGAGTTCCGCAAACGCATCGGCATGAATATCGCCGCGCTCAATCACGCGGTGCAGAACATTCCCGCCGAACAGCTGCGGATGCACCTGTGCTGGGGCAACTACCCCGGCCCGCACCACTGCGACGTGGCCTTAGACGAGATCGCGGATATCGTCTGGTCCGCCAAGCCGCAGACCGTGCTGCTCGAAGGCGCGAACCCCCGCCATGCACATGAATTCGCCTTCTTCGAAAAGCATCCGCTTCCCGAAGGCAAGATCCTCTGCCCCGGCATGGTCGAGCCGCAATCACCCTATATCGAGCATCCCGAACTGATCGCGCAGCGCATCGCCCGATATGCCGATCTGCTGGGCGCGGACCGCGTGATGGCGGGCGTCGATTGCGGCTTCTCGGTCCACGCGGGCAGCAATGCGCTCGACCCCGAGATCGTCTGGGCCAAGCTCGCCGCGCTCGCCGAAGGGGCAGCCATCGCCAGCGCGAAGTATTTCTGA
- a CDS encoding VOC family protein, whose product MTAKILANRLHHTAYVTKDLEATRAFYEDVLGFPLMATYCEKDELFGKERTYCHVFFELADGSALAFFQFADPEDQAEFGPDIPSSPFIHIALHVDRDGQAELERRIAAAGIVAPQTYVLEHGYCKSLYVTDPNGMIIEFTHDDERAAPLDAERRASAHAELKRWLAGDHRNNNPFRAEEAA is encoded by the coding sequence ATGACCGCAAAAATTCTCGCCAACCGCCTCCACCACACCGCCTATGTGACCAAGGATCTCGAAGCCACCCGCGCCTTTTACGAGGACGTACTCGGCTTCCCCCTGATGGCGACCTATTGCGAAAAGGACGAGCTGTTCGGCAAGGAGCGCACCTATTGCCACGTGTTCTTCGAATTGGCCGACGGCAGCGCGCTCGCCTTCTTTCAGTTTGCCGATCCCGAGGATCAGGCCGAATTCGGGCCGGATATCCCCTCCAGCCCCTTCATTCACATTGCACTCCACGTCGATCGCGACGGGCAGGCCGAGCTTGAGCGCCGCATCGCCGCCGCCGGGATCGTTGCGCCGCAGACCTATGTGCTGGAGCACGGCTACTGCAAGTCGCTCTACGTCACCGATCCCAACGGCATGATCATCGAATTCACGCATGACGATGAACGCGCCGCGCCGCTCGATGCCGAGCGCCGCGCCAGCGCGCACGCCGAGCTGAAGCGCTGGCTGGCGGGCGATCACCGCAACAATAACCCGTTCCGCGCCGAAGAAGCTGCCTGA
- a CDS encoding TonB-dependent receptor: MKFSGMSRAARTIVSTGALAVATLAAAPLAAQEAPAEETAVNEGIVVTGLRRSETLQDTPVAVTAFDSQAIENAGIERPADFIALTPNVNLVETQNAGNAFVIIRGITQNRNSEPSVAVIVDGVQQVNPAQFNQDLFDVDQIEVLKGPQGGLYGRNAIGGAIIINTKQPTDEFSGNVTAGIDNGFGYFLRGGISGPLAEGVKFRVAGSWYDTDGFIPNTFLGEDADPVQDFSLRGNLLIEASDQLTFDLRASINQLRTQGLYYNIVADVNDIADVEVNNPGQNDRDIYNVALKVEFEGDNATFTSISSYDTLTEVLTGDAFDFKPIPESFFFNLFESIFGPGNGFDLNQSQYLNVKAFSQEVRLASPENGGPFNWMAGAYLIDTDRFISTGNMIDTGNGVFPVFRSPSTNPLNPQFSFLSDGQDNFAWAVFLNAGYELSPEFRVDASLRYDRDRRRQTTLTPQAFLPVVPGVPQAQSGEVRTAVFDDWQPKLTLTWEPSPDLTIYGGYSRGFRSGGFNQTGVGAEAVNNGIVGVGDIFQAETADTYEIGAKAQLGPVRLGAAAYTTKSENSYFFVFLAASSTQNLGNIPETRINGFELEASAELLPDFDINAAIGYTDSEIKAFPDASVIGNEAPQISRYTINLGAQYAGNVSDGVDALLRVDYRRIGKTWWEPFNTTVRQPVDLVDARAGLRFDNGMSVTAFAQNLFDETYNAEFSPGGFVFRARPARYGIEFGYKF, translated from the coding sequence ATGAAGTTTTCGGGCATGAGCCGCGCCGCTCGCACTATCGTCAGCACCGGCGCGCTGGCCGTCGCCACGCTCGCCGCCGCGCCGCTCGCGGCGCAGGAGGCTCCGGCTGAAGAAACCGCTGTAAATGAAGGCATCGTCGTTACCGGCCTGCGCCGCAGCGAGACCTTGCAGGATACTCCCGTCGCCGTCACCGCCTTCGATTCGCAGGCGATCGAGAACGCCGGGATCGAGCGTCCGGCAGATTTCATCGCGCTCACGCCCAACGTGAACCTTGTCGAGACCCAGAACGCGGGCAACGCCTTCGTCATCATTCGCGGCATTACCCAGAACCGCAATTCCGAGCCTTCGGTCGCAGTGATTGTAGACGGGGTGCAGCAAGTAAACCCCGCGCAATTCAACCAGGATCTGTTCGATGTCGACCAGATCGAAGTGCTCAAGGGCCCGCAGGGCGGCCTCTACGGACGCAACGCCATCGGCGGCGCGATCATCATCAACACCAAGCAGCCGACCGACGAGTTTTCCGGCAACGTTACCGCCGGGATCGACAATGGCTTCGGCTATTTCCTGCGCGGCGGGATCAGCGGGCCGCTGGCCGAGGGTGTGAAGTTCCGCGTCGCCGGATCGTGGTATGACACCGACGGCTTCATCCCCAACACCTTCCTTGGCGAAGATGCCGACCCGGTGCAGGACTTCTCCCTGCGCGGCAACCTGCTGATCGAGGCGAGCGACCAGCTGACCTTCGACCTGCGCGCCAGCATCAACCAGCTGCGCACGCAGGGCCTTTATTACAACATCGTCGCCGACGTGAACGACATTGCCGATGTCGAGGTCAACAACCCCGGCCAGAACGACCGCGACATCTACAACGTCGCACTGAAGGTCGAGTTCGAAGGCGACAATGCGACCTTCACCTCGATCTCGTCCTACGACACGCTGACGGAAGTGCTGACCGGCGACGCCTTCGACTTCAAGCCGATCCCCGAAAGCTTCTTCTTCAACCTGTTCGAGAGCATCTTCGGCCCCGGCAACGGCTTCGACCTGAACCAGAGCCAGTATCTGAACGTCAAGGCGTTCAGCCAGGAAGTGCGCCTCGCCTCGCCCGAGAATGGCGGGCCGTTCAACTGGATGGCGGGCGCCTACCTGATCGATACCGATCGTTTCATCTCGACCGGCAACATGATCGATACCGGCAACGGCGTCTTCCCGGTGTTCCGCAGCCCCTCGACCAACCCGCTGAACCCGCAGTTCAGCTTCCTTTCGGACGGGCAGGACAACTTCGCCTGGGCGGTGTTCCTTAACGCAGGGTATGAGCTGTCGCCTGAATTCCGGGTCGATGCTTCCTTGCGTTACGACCGTGACCGCCGCCGCCAGACCACGCTGACCCCGCAGGCCTTCCTGCCGGTGGTGCCCGGCGTGCCGCAGGCGCAAAGCGGCGAGGTGCGCACCGCAGTGTTCGACGACTGGCAGCCCAAGCTGACCCTGACCTGGGAGCCGAGCCCGGATCTCACCATCTACGGCGGCTATTCGCGCGGCTTCCGTTCGGGCGGGTTCAACCAGACCGGCGTCGGCGCGGAGGCGGTGAACAACGGCATCGTCGGGGTGGGAGACATCTTCCAGGCCGAAACCGCCGATACCTACGAGATCGGCGCCAAGGCCCAGCTTGGCCCGGTGCGGCTGGGGGCGGCGGCCTACACCACCAAGTCGGAAAACAGCTACTTTTTCGTCTTCCTCGCCGCCTCCTCCACGCAGAACCTCGGCAACATTCCCGAAACCCGCATCAACGGCTTCGAGCTTGAGGCGAGCGCGGAGCTGCTGCCCGATTTCGATATCAACGCGGCGATCGGTTACACCGACAGCGAGATCAAGGCCTTCCCCGACGCAAGCGTGATCGGCAACGAAGCGCCGCAGATCAGCCGCTATACCATCAACCTCGGCGCGCAATATGCGGGCAACGTGAGCGACGGGGTCGATGCGCTGCTGCGGGTCGATTACCGCCGGATCGGCAAGACCTGGTGGGAGCCGTTCAACACCACCGTGCGCCAGCCTGTCGATCTGGTCGACGCGCGTGCCGGGCTGAGGTTCGACAACGGCATGTCGGTCACGGCCTTCGCGCAGAACCTGTTCGACGAGACCTATAACGCCGAATTCTCCCCCGGCGGCTTCGTGTTCCGGGCCCGCCCGGCGCGGTACGGGATCGAATTCGGCTACAAGTTCTAA
- the wrbA gene encoding NAD(P)H:quinone oxidoreductase has translation MTKVLVLYYSSYGHIEAMADAVAEGAASVPGTEVSLKRVPELVPEAVAAASGMKTDQRAPIATPDELADYDAIIFGTPTRFGNMASQMRNFLDQTGPLWFQKKLVGKVGSVFVSTASQHGGQETTITSFHTTLLHHGMVIVGLPYTFEGNAEMGEISGGTPYGASTLAGNDGSRMPSDNELAGARFQGAHVAKLAAKLAA, from the coding sequence ATGACCAAGGTGCTGGTGCTCTACTATTCGAGTTACGGCCATATCGAGGCGATGGCCGATGCGGTGGCCGAGGGCGCGGCGAGCGTCCCCGGCACCGAGGTCAGCCTCAAGCGCGTCCCCGAACTGGTGCCGGAGGCGGTGGCGGCGGCTTCAGGAATGAAGACCGACCAGCGCGCTCCGATTGCGACCCCGGACGAGCTGGCGGATTACGACGCCATCATCTTCGGCACACCCACGCGCTTCGGCAACATGGCCAGCCAGATGCGCAACTTTCTCGACCAGACCGGGCCCCTGTGGTTCCAGAAGAAGCTGGTGGGGAAGGTCGGGAGCGTGTTCGTTTCCACCGCCAGCCAGCACGGCGGGCAGGAGACCACGATCACCTCGTTCCATACCACGCTGCTGCATCACGGCATGGTGATCGTCGGCCTGCCCTATACCTTCGAAGGCAATGCCGAGATGGGCGAGATCAGCGGCGGCACCCCCTATGGCGCGAGCACGCTCGCTGGTAATGACGGCAGCCGGATGCCGAGCGACAACGAGCTGGCCGGCGCGCGGTTTCAGGGCGCGCACGTCGCCAAACTCGCTGCCAAGCTGGCCGCCTGA
- a CDS encoding GPO family capsid scaffolding protein translates to MKTKRFLLATSGSTVDGRVIEADHLRQMAESYDPKVYSARLNIEHIRGISSEGPFRAYGDVLSLETEEVTVQFNGKPEQRTALYGVFDVTEEAQALNQAGQKLYPSIEIHPDFAGKGYAYLMGCALTDSPASIATERLQFTSQLSAAVPGIQRYSREEVGDAALLEFDTAATPEATGLLSGLKGVLDSFADRFAPKSEPKADPKTPAADPATPAGFTAEDLRTVFTELATSIDGSLNALRQETRAATDALEVKFNTLKQGVEATPAAKHTQRPTSAGSNGNFVRTDC, encoded by the coding sequence ATGAAGACCAAGCGTTTCCTGCTCGCCACCTCCGGCAGCACCGTCGATGGCCGCGTGATCGAAGCCGACCACCTGCGCCAGATGGCTGAAAGCTACGACCCCAAGGTCTATTCGGCGCGCCTCAACATCGAGCACATTCGCGGGATCAGCTCGGAAGGCCCGTTCCGCGCCTATGGCGATGTGCTCAGCCTCGAAACCGAGGAAGTGACGGTGCAGTTCAACGGCAAGCCCGAACAGCGCACCGCGCTCTACGGCGTGTTCGATGTCACCGAGGAAGCCCAGGCGCTCAACCAGGCCGGGCAGAAGCTCTACCCCTCGATTGAAATTCACCCGGACTTCGCGGGCAAGGGCTATGCCTACCTGATGGGCTGCGCGCTGACCGACAGCCCGGCCTCGATCGCGACCGAACGCCTGCAGTTCACCAGCCAGCTGTCCGCCGCGGTTCCGGGCATCCAGCGCTATTCGCGCGAGGAAGTCGGCGATGCCGCGCTGCTCGAATTCGACACCGCGGCGACCCCGGAAGCCACCGGCCTGCTGTCCGGCCTGAAGGGCGTGCTCGACAGCTTCGCCGATCGCTTCGCCCCGAAGAGCGAACCGAAGGCCGATCCCAAGACCCCGGCCGCCGATCCCGCCACCCCGGCAGGCTTCACCGCCGAGGATCTGCGCACCGTGTTCACCGAGCTGGCGACGTCGATCGACGGCTCGCTCAATGCCCTGCGGCAGGAAACCCGGGCAGCGACCGATGCGCTCGAGGTGAAGTTCAACACCCTCAAGCAGGGCGTCGAGGCCACCCCCGCCGCCAAGCACACCCAGCGCCCCACCAGCGCCGGGTCGAACGGCAACTTTGTCCGCACCGACTGCTGA
- a CDS encoding phage portal protein, with amino-acid sequence MNEVSTTLPAVATFAFGDPESVIDRRELPQYFEVWRTTHWYHPPFPMVRLAQVFNMSPHHRGAIAVKTNLLVSQQVPTRWLSKNDFERFVIDFLQMGNGYLERVPNMAGGIQRAAFTPARHTRRGIDPDVFWFVENGVEPDFRFAPGTVFQLQQPDVAQEIYGVPEWISGLQSGLLNESATLFRRRYYLNGAHAGFVFHLTDTLINQETVDQLVEKFKSAKGVGNFKNLFLYTPGGKKDGVQIHPIADVAAKDEFLNVKNLSRDDLLTAHRVPPHLMGIIPQNAGGFGSVNDALDAFMRLEIVPIMGRMLAMNEWFGAEVLRFDPYVMSNGDMLNPDGTITPAASMRRG; translated from the coding sequence ATGAACGAAGTGAGCACCACCTTGCCGGCCGTCGCCACCTTTGCCTTCGGCGATCCGGAGAGCGTGATCGACCGGCGCGAGCTGCCCCAGTACTTCGAGGTCTGGCGCACCACCCACTGGTATCACCCGCCCTTCCCCATGGTCCGGCTTGCCCAGGTCTTCAACATGAGCCCGCACCACCGCGGCGCGATCGCGGTGAAGACCAACCTGCTGGTCAGCCAGCAGGTGCCGACCCGCTGGCTCAGCAAGAACGACTTCGAGCGGTTCGTGATCGACTTCCTGCAGATGGGCAATGGCTACCTCGAGCGGGTTCCGAACATGGCCGGCGGGATCCAGCGCGCCGCCTTCACCCCGGCGCGGCACACCAGGCGCGGGATCGACCCCGACGTCTTCTGGTTCGTGGAGAACGGGGTCGAGCCGGACTTCCGCTTTGCGCCGGGCACGGTGTTCCAGCTGCAGCAGCCGGACGTGGCGCAGGAAATCTACGGCGTGCCCGAGTGGATTTCGGGCCTGCAGTCGGGCCTGCTCAACGAAAGCGCCACGCTGTTCCGCCGCCGCTACTACCTCAACGGGGCGCATGCCGGGTTCGTCTTCCACCTCACCGACACGCTGATCAATCAGGAGACGGTCGACCAGCTGGTCGAGAAGTTCAAGTCGGCCAAGGGGGTGGGCAACTTCAAGAACCTGTTCCTCTACACCCCGGGCGGCAAGAAGGACGGGGTGCAGATCCACCCGATCGCCGACGTGGCCGCCAAGGATGAGTTCCTCAACGTGAAGAACCTCAGCCGCGACGATCTGCTGACCGCGCACCGGGTGCCGCCGCATCTGATGGGAATCATCCCGCAGAACGCGGGCGGCTTTGGCAGTGTGAACGACGCGCTCGATGCCTTCATGCGGCTCGAGATCGTGCCGATCATGGGGCGCATGCTGGCGATGAACGAGTGGTTCGGCGCCGAGGTCCTGCGGTTCGATCCCTACGTCATGAGCAATGGGGACATGCTCAACCCCGATGGCACGATCACCCCGGCCGCGAGCATGCGCCGGGGCTGA
- a CDS encoding terminase family protein: protein MHLPKPPAAGEDSDAAETGMAARRWARSLYWRGWTVAQISEELGIPYQTIGSWKRRDGWAKAAPVDIVEDRLEAKIATLLDKEPFTEGDMKRVDFLMRQLERTARVRKYTASGKEADLNPNIERRNDDAAKAKRAEKRKNQLTREHYQALLDDFHANNFGHQRAWWEQRDQRTRKILKSRQIGATWYFAREAVAKIAEAVLAGEQPRNQIFLSASKRQAMKFRREIVGWVKRITGVDLKGDPMMLDLSALVDEAGDPLSLDPVGLYPLSTNSNTAQGESGDFYFDEFFWTVGFAKLRKVAAAMATHTIYKRTYFSTPSTKTHEAFAFWSGEEWNRGRPKAQQQLFDLSHKALKDGRIMPDGSWCQIVTVHDAVAAGMGALIDIEELRLESSEDEFRNLYDCEFVDDANSSFPYRLLRAALVDSFYSWRDFHPAHVEVPGLRPFGDRPVWLGYDPNKQGRDDAALAIIAPPEQAGVGKFRILDKYKLNGLDYQGQADRIRELAKVYNVTDIAIDVTGGHGQAVYEIVRKWFPQARKIEYSLASKAAMVIKAQNLFRSGRVEFDMGWTDVMQAFMSIKPTLTASGKGVTYTSPRNGVIGHADIAWACMHAFSNEPLDVEALATGAGAGVVAFSD from the coding sequence ATGCACCTGCCCAAACCGCCAGCAGCCGGGGAAGATAGCGACGCCGCCGAAACCGGGATGGCGGCGCGGCGCTGGGCGCGTTCGCTCTACTGGCGCGGGTGGACGGTCGCGCAGATCAGCGAAGAGCTGGGCATCCCGTACCAGACGATCGGCAGCTGGAAGCGGCGCGACGGGTGGGCCAAGGCCGCCCCGGTCGACATCGTCGAAGACCGGCTCGAAGCGAAGATCGCCACCCTGCTCGACAAGGAACCCTTCACCGAAGGCGACATGAAGCGGGTCGATTTCCTCATGCGCCAGCTCGAGCGCACCGCCCGGGTCCGGAAATACACCGCGAGCGGGAAGGAGGCCGACCTAAACCCCAATATTGAGCGCCGCAACGATGACGCGGCCAAGGCCAAGCGGGCCGAGAAGCGCAAGAACCAGCTGACCCGCGAGCATTACCAGGCACTGCTCGACGATTTCCACGCCAACAATTTCGGCCACCAGCGCGCCTGGTGGGAACAGCGCGATCAGCGCACCCGCAAGATCCTGAAGAGCCGCCAGATCGGCGCGACCTGGTATTTCGCTCGCGAGGCGGTGGCCAAGATCGCCGAGGCGGTGCTGGCGGGCGAGCAGCCCCGCAACCAGATCTTCCTGTCCGCATCGAAGCGGCAGGCGATGAAGTTCCGGCGCGAGATCGTGGGCTGGGTCAAGCGGATCACCGGCGTCGACCTGAAGGGCGACCCGATGATGCTCGACCTGTCGGCGCTGGTCGACGAAGCGGGCGATCCGCTTAGCCTCGATCCGGTGGGGCTCTACCCGCTCTCTACCAATTCCAACACCGCCCAGGGTGAAAGCGGCGATTTCTACTTCGACGAATTCTTCTGGACCGTGGGCTTTGCCAAGCTGCGCAAGGTCGCCGCCGCGATGGCGACGCACACGATCTACAAGCGCACCTATTTCTCGACCCCCTCGACCAAGACGCACGAAGCCTTCGCCTTTTGGTCGGGCGAGGAATGGAACCGCGGACGCCCCAAGGCGCAGCAGCAGCTGTTCGACCTCTCGCACAAGGCGCTGAAGGACGGCCGGATCATGCCGGACGGCAGCTGGTGCCAGATCGTCACGGTGCACGATGCGGTCGCCGCAGGCATGGGCGCGCTCATCGACATCGAGGAGCTGCGCTTGGAGAGCAGCGAGGACGAATTCCGCAACCTCTACGACTGCGAGTTCGTCGACGATGCCAATTCGAGCTTCCCCTACCGCCTGCTGCGCGCGGCGCTGGTCGACAGCTTCTACAGCTGGCGCGATTTCCACCCCGCCCACGTCGAGGTGCCGGGTCTGCGCCCGTTCGGCGACAGGCCGGTGTGGCTGGGTTATGACCCGAACAAGCAGGGCCGCGACGATGCCGCGCTGGCGATCATCGCCCCGCCCGAGCAGGCGGGGGTCGGCAAGTTCCGGATCCTCGACAAGTACAAGCTCAACGGGCTCGACTATCAGGGGCAGGCGGACCGCATCCGCGAGCTGGCCAAGGTCTACAACGTCACCGACATCGCGATCGACGTTACCGGGGGGCATGGGCAAGCGGTTTACGAGATCGTGCGCAAGTGGTTCCCGCAGGCGCGCAAGATCGAATATTCGCTCGCCAGCAAGGCCGCGATGGTGATCAAGGCGCAGAACCTGTTCCGTTCCGGCCGGGTCGAGTTCGACATGGGTTGGACCGACGTGATGCAGGCCTTCATGTCGATCAAGCCCACCCTCACCGCCAGCGGCAAGGGCGTCACCTACACCAGCCCCCGCAACGGGGTGATCGGGCATGCCGATATCGCCTGGGCGTGCATGCACGCCTTTTCCAACGAACCGCTCGACGTCGAAGCGCTGGCCACCGGGGCCGGGGCGGGCGTTGTCGCCTTTTCTGACTGA
- a CDS encoding zinc transporter ZntB yields the protein MDAKARPIAVQALMVRDGIITEIGPGDVAGFAGPGFVWLHAEGVGHGETMDLPDYVPHMAANALVASETRPRCEEVDDGALINLRGTAFDTMQDSDGLVSIRVWVEGDRVTSVSRHRLAALAKVESAMRAGRITDGGDFVSTLAQAISVQLDPEVAALGDTLDDCEGMLDGGDIYKLRREIAAIRSQAIVLRRFVAPDRDALAAMAQLEFDWISREDRMHLREAADRFARMAEELEAVRERAALLHEQLTDLRAEMIDQRSLAIAVTAFIFLPLTFVTGLLGMNVEGIPFAHEPWSFWGVVAFCIAIGMAVMAWFAWRHWLDD from the coding sequence ATGGACGCCAAAGCCCGCCCGATCGCCGTGCAAGCCCTGATGGTGCGGGACGGCATCATTACCGAAATCGGGCCCGGCGATGTGGCAGGCTTTGCCGGCCCCGGCTTCGTCTGGCTTCACGCCGAAGGCGTCGGCCATGGCGAGACCATGGACCTGCCCGATTATGTCCCGCACATGGCCGCCAACGCGCTTGTCGCCAGCGAAACCCGCCCGCGCTGCGAAGAGGTGGACGACGGCGCGCTCATCAACCTGCGCGGCACGGCCTTCGACACGATGCAGGATTCGGACGGTCTCGTCTCGATCCGGGTCTGGGTCGAAGGGGACAGGGTCACTTCGGTCAGCCGCCACCGCCTCGCCGCACTGGCCAAGGTGGAAAGCGCGATGCGCGCCGGCAGGATCACCGACGGCGGCGATTTCGTGTCCACGCTGGCGCAGGCGATCTCGGTGCAGCTCGATCCCGAAGTGGCCGCGCTGGGCGACACGCTCGACGATTGCGAGGGGATGCTCGACGGCGGCGATATCTACAAGCTGCGGCGCGAGATTGCCGCGATCCGCTCGCAGGCGATCGTGCTGCGGCGCTTCGTCGCGCCCGATCGCGATGCGCTGGCGGCGATGGCGCAGCTCGAGTTCGACTGGATCAGCCGGGAAGACCGGATGCATCTGCGCGAGGCGGCGGACCGCTTCGCGCGCATGGCCGAGGAACTGGAGGCGGTGCGCGAGCGCGCGGCGCTGCTCCACGAACAGCTCACCGATCTGCGCGCCGAGATGATCGACCAGCGCAGCCTCGCCATCGCGGTGACCGCCTTCATCTTCCTGCCGCTGACCTTCGTGACCGGCCTGCTCGGCATGAATGTCGAAGGCATCCCCTTTGCGCACGAGCCGTGGTCGTTCTGGGGCGTGGTCGCCTTTTGCATCGCGATCGGTATGGCGGTGATGGCGTGGTTCGCCTGGCGCCACTGGCTCGACGACTGA